The genomic stretch AAGACGAGATTTTTATAATtagatattaaacagaaagataaaaaaatccCTCATTCATAGCACTATCATCTGACACGGGTCACCTAACATATCATGGAAAGTCTGCTTGCCAGTTTGGAGCCTAGAAGAAAAAGTGAACTCTGATCAGTATCAGAATTTGTACCATGGTGTCTACAGACTTGAGCAGTTAAGAGTTTTAGAAAAGTCAATCCTGTTACAAGTACCAGCTGGCAGTGACTTATGGAACAGCGCTGACTTTACTTGCATTCTCAAATTCAAGTGCTCTCATACTCCTTCATTAAGTTAACCACGCTCAAGTAATTTCTCATACATCACACTCTCTCACCAGTGAATATCTCTCCTTCCCCCACGTTAGGAGGTGAAACAGTACTATCTCTTTGTGATTACTTAAACAGAAGAGCACTTCATGATACAATTTATCATAAGCTCTTTTAACACTGTTTtgacaaagcaaataaaatgattCAAACCATCTGGAGATCAGTCTCCGCATACTACTATCACACACTTCATTAACTAATCGTGGAGAACATCTATTCCATCAATTACCTGCTCTTTTACCCAACTCTCCCATTAAAAAACTATTAATATTGCTGTAAAAGTTTTCAGGAAAACTCCTTTGCTTACAAAATAGTAACTGGAACATAAACATAAGAGGCAGAAAGCAACACTGCAGCTATGAATGGCAAGTGTCATTTAGAAATGAAGTGGAAACCGTAACTAGAAACCTTGAAAAGGTCATTAAGTGACAATGCATATCACATAGCTCCTAAATGATaaatgagagaaggaaagaacatTGTGTGACACAAAGAAAGCTGAAGCAAGATTATCTTCTTTTGTCCCAACCTATGTAAATAATGAATATGGTAGATACAGTGGAATAACATGCAATAAGGTTTGGTTGTCAAGTCATAGTGTTGATACCAAAGCAATGGTTGTCATGAACTACACATTAATcctttcatttaagaaaaaggagTCAGGGATGGTCTTTGTTACAGAGACAGGGCTGCCAAGTAACCCCAGAAGGAGTCCATTCACCCTATTTCCTACGTCATGtctttttcaggatttttttagcAGTTAAAATCACTGGTTGGCTCCAAGACTACTAACACTCTCTCTGACAGTCTTGGTACATAATTGCCTGTGGATTCATAGCTCAATGCGTTGCAGCTTCAATGGATGATCAAGGAAAATTACAAGGATGGTGGATGGCTGCTGACAAACCACACAGATCTGTAAAAGCCCTGTTAGGCTTGCTTCTAATCCAAAACAACATCCCCGAGAGATAAATTATAGAAAGTAAagttcctccttttccctctgtcaGATGTAGTGACCTGGACTTACGATGGGATTTCTTTATCTAAAGTCAGCCATTGGTCCAACTGTATTAAAGAAGCATTTCTCTAAAACATGCAAGACGTTCTGAAAAAACAACATGGGAGGGAATGGGGATTAACAGCAGTGCCATGTCTCTAGGAATGCTTAGAAATTGCTTGGATTctctatttaaaatttaaaaaggcaatGGCAAAACTATTCGTTTGCTACCATACTTTCTTTTGACAAAAGAAGATGCTTTAGATTTTAAATAGCGTAATAAAGAATCTAAACAGGATAACTACTAACATTAATTATTGATATTCCATACCTGGATCTTGGCTTTCTCAATAAACTCAAAACATTCTGGGAAATAGGAGGTAATATCAGTTTCTGGGAGGTCCAGAATAGAAATGGTCTTGTATATAAAGTCATTGAGGAAGGCATTTTGGACTCCGTATGCCACATTTAGAACATGAGTAACctaagtcaaaaaaaaaaaaaaaaaagaagaaagaaaaaggcattttctgaaGACGGCAACCCAAATGAGCAGTAGCAAAGGTGAATTATTCTTTAGGCATACATAGACCGTACCTTACACAACTGCAATGTTCAGTTTTACATACATACGCTGTCTATGGCATGCTTTTCTCCAAAGTTTTAATGCATGTTAAAACGTATTGTGATAAATTTCACTTCCCTTGGTTTTTcgagaggaaatgaaaagatcTGTGCTCAACCAAACACAGACTGAAGTGAGGAttttcagcaggaaagggagtTATCAGTGCacagatggaaaacaaagagaaagcaacAGGAATGGGAGCACAGACCACCCAACAATCCCCCGAATTTCAAGCATTCCCTAACCCATCAGCTGAATGTTCCTCCTCCTAAGCTACCGGTACCATTTACTGGAGCAGGAAGGATTTCAGAGTAAAGTATACCTGCACTGGGCACGCAAGACCACCTCTGGCCTCCTGCCATCTTTGCTCTGATCAGGCTACAGCCAGGTTGTGGGTTATTTTAACTTACAGTGAAGTGACATTTAGATGGCACCAGATGCCAGACTGGTGCACTCCCTGTCCTGCAGAAGCACCACTGTCCGAAGGCCTTATCACCCCATTACTGTAACAGAGAAGAGTAAAAAGACCAAAGTTTGGGACAGacttagagctgctgctttgtttttcttgtttcatcaATCCCCATAAGGCAAGGAGGCCTGATGCTGCTTAGTGTCTGGAACACAGATGGCAGGCAACGCAGGAATCTGTTCCAGAAAACAGCTCTAAACGATCATTAGTCttgcagcaaaatatttcagcttcttGTGAAGCTCAAAGGCATCCATCCATGGGCAAATGGAGCAGCCTTTTAAAAGTGCAAACGTAATACAATTTTTCTTAAAGTTATTTGAGACTATTTTAgactttttaactgaaaaaaaaagaaatgcactaGCGAGCGCTACGCGAGACGCATTTTTATTTCCGTCCAACGTTACCTTATACTTTTTCATCGTCTCCAGGTCGTGAGCAGCATCTTGCGACCCTGAAGAGAAAGCGAGCCGGTTGCCACGCCGGCTCCCTTCCCGGCAGGCAGCACCGCTCCGCCGCTTCGGGAAgctcccggccccgggagccgcAGCCAGCGCTGGCTTTGCGGGATGAACCGCGGCCCTTCGGGCAGCAGCCACCCCCGGCCAGGCGGGACAAGGCGCGCAgccaccgccgcccccgcccccacTCACCCAGCAGCAACCAGGGCTTCACGACGCCGACCTGGAGGTCGGCGCTCAGGTCCTGCACGtagccgccgccgccgccgccgccgggcgccgcctcctcctcctcctcctccacctgcaGGCAGGCGCCGCGCCACGTCTCGATGACCCTCCTGCCGCTCAGCGTCGTCACGCGGGTGCGCTGCTTCCGCAGGTTGGCCCTGGAGAAGGTGCGGATCTCCCGGGCGAGGGAGTGCATGGCCGGGCGCCGCCGCTCACCCCGCGACTGATGGCGGCGCCCCCTTCCCGCCTCCTTCCGGCCGCGGCGCCAGGCGACTCGCGATTGGCCGAGCGCGGGCGGCCCCCATTGGCTGCCGGCCCCTCGGGGGCGGTGCCTCGGCGCGCAGTCGCGGGCTCACCTGAGACTTCGGTGTTCTCATTTATTATCATTCTTGttggttattattattattattatcatcatcattattattattgggGTTTTGGTCTGCCAGTGAGGAATGCAGCCAAGTGTAATTACAGCAGCCTTTCAACTGAAAACGCCTGTTTTTTTGGAATAAGCGCtgctgttttggaaaacaaatcGTGCAGTACCGCCTGCCTGACTAATTGGGACTTGCTTCATGGGAAGCATGGGAAAGTATTGTAAGcagttaaatggaaaatattagaATTAAataccttcccccccccccccccgccccgagtcGTTGGGCTAGTGACCAAAGGCTAAACAAAATCAGCTTCTTATGTTTACCAAAGAGgcaaaataggaagaaaagggaagcaaaGTGAGCTGGCTTTCCCATATTCCCAAGCCACTTTAATGCTCATGTTTTCATGTATTCTCTACGGAGTACTACTTGTAGTGTTACACAGCTAGTACGTAAGTATGTGCAATTTTTGTTTGTGAAGTTCAAGGGTAATACTGTTAACTTAAATTGTGCCAGAAGTACATTTCAGTTTCTTAACAATCTTCCATGCTGGTTTGTAGAATAAGGATATATTACTACAGTACTCTGGTGCTATAATATTCCTCAAACCTATGCTGGCAGGATATGTGACTCTGAAAAGATCCTCCTGGTAATTCCCTAGAATACAGTACAGAACAGAGGCAACTTAGTTCCATGTGAAGAGGTCTACAAACGCCTTGTCAATTCAAGAAGCAGAGAACAGTGTTAAGAACTGCAAGAGCATAAGTTATTTCTGGGAATGCCAGAGGCAATTTTCTGACAGGGATTAGACATAAAATCAAGTTCATCTGAAAAAGGCAGAATATCCCACACACTGTCTGGAAAAGCAAGAGTCTAAACCAAGAGGTAGAATCAAGGAAGATGCTTAGGACAGGGAGAGGAACAGAACAGAGATCTGGGCCGGATCAGAGATCAAAGTAACAAAGGTGCCAAACAGAAGGCTCAGGATAAAACATAATTCTCAGCAATCACTTTCtgcaacaaaaattaaattttaaatacaagtaGGAGGGTTTGTAACATTCTGCATGGTAGATGTATATTCAGTAGCCTCTCTGAAAGTGGACTGTGGCTCATAGCAGTTGACTTCAACCAACCATTTTTGTTAAGGTCTAATCAATAATTTTGCTTCAGTTGATCAGAAGAAAGCAATGGAGAGCTTTAGGCCTGTGGGTTAAGCCAGCAATTGCATAGTATTTCATGGCTGTTTTTCAAGCTGCATTGGCTTGCTACAGCTGCCCCTGTGAAAGACCAAGAACAGTAGGGTATCCCACAAGAATGCGGAGAGCCTGATGTGTCAGGGAATTGGCAAGGCCTGAGCAACATTCCCTTGCAGTCCAGACCAAGAAGCCTGCCATGAGAGTAGCAAGGCTGCAGGATGTGCTTTGCAACCAACTTCTGCCCCGAACAAGTATGGGTCCTGCTGTGTAAGCGTTTGCAGACTGAGCTGTGACAGATCTGTAAGATACTTCCAATTAAACTTAATAATACAACTCCATGTTCTTTAACCTCTGAGGAAGAGTTTGCTATAGGTGTGGACGCAGAAAGGCAGCTGATTACAAAGTAACTGGTTCACTTTCTGCTAGGAATGTTTGTCATTGTTATAACTACCTTAAACACCAGGGGTCACTACTGGACATAAAAAGCTATCCTATTGTTATCTCTCTGAAATCCAAATATTCTGCAGATGCTTACATGCAGAATTagtatattattatttaattagtGTGTCCATATCATAAGAATTAGATCTAGCCTGAATATTCATAGATATTATTTTTTGAGATGCAGGCATTTACATGCTGCTGTCAAGTTGTTCATACTTTCCATTACACGATAGAAGAGAAGATAATCATGAGATTGGAGTTTAAAATTGGGATCTCGGTTCACAGATGAACACTTCCTCTTGCATGCTTTGCTGAGGGTAAAAGACTTCTCCAAAGATATGGCAGGAGCTGGATGCTGTCTCCACTTCATTGGTTGAATGCATTTATGGTATTGCTGGATCTTCAGGTTTTGAATAAGCTACCTACCAATGCAAATGCAGTAGagttttaagtaatttttaagttcatggttcttctgttttgtctgtCAAGAAATTCAGCAGAACCTGTTCTAGTGGGTATAAACTAAGAAATGAGTAACATAGACACTAATTATTAGAGAAAGCAGCTTGTACACATTCAGAAAGCTCATATGATGATACGTCATTTCTCTGTTGTATTTGTTTCCTTCCACTATTCATTTTGGTCTGGGTACTGCCTGTACTTACCAATGCAAAAGAGCCAGCTTCTATCGGAGAAATGGTAACCAGACATTCCAGATAGCTGACTTTGAGAAACCAGCCTTGCACTCTGAAGAATGCATATGTTAGAGGGTTGAACGTGATTGTAAAATGCACCAAAAATTGTGTCAATTGCTTATGACAGTAATTTAACTGAAGCAGAGCATCAAACACTAATTACATCACATTTCAAACTGCGATAACCAGATGACTTTGAGGAGTAAGAGAAATGGggcaaaaatcaaaatattgtcAGCTAATATCTAACTAATAATACAAGCCCCTGCTGTAGACTGTGCATTTGTTAGTTGAAAATAACCGAGAAGTTGAAAATAACTGTGTGTGCCAGTTGGTCACAGGATGACTGTGAATCATGAATGTAGTGTGGTGATGAGAAAGGCGAGCGTGACCGTAGAATGCATCAGGAGGTATTGAAAAcaagagagagggaaataatAATGCTATTGTATAAAGTTCTAGTAAGCCTTTTTGGAAGTGTATTGTGCTATTTGGGGATGACTGTATTCAAGAAAGATGATCTCATACTTGAAACAAGTGCAAAGAATAGCTTAAAGCTGAAATTGCACTATATGTGTTAGGCTCTCATCAAAGCACTCTGTGGTACTTGGACCCCTTGGGACAGGTGGCAGCTCGTGTCCATACTGACCTGAGCGGGAGTAGCCCCCTGGCATAGTAACTATTTCACCACTATTTGTGCCAACAAATAAATAAGCACTTCTGACAATGACTTGTCTGCCTCTCACACTCCAGAATGGTGTGCCCCACACAGCGTGGAGGCCCTTACCTGGTGCAGAGTCTCAGTTTCAGCTTTGAAAAGTTGTCAAGATGTgatgcctgctcctgctgtcttTCCCGTTTCTGAAGAAGCGAGCAGTTTGGAGGCACAAGCTCAGGATCATTCACGCCCTAAGCAACGGGGTAAGATGGTACATGGGAGGATGGCTGGAGCATGACAtgctggggggcctggggggggaaATCCCATTTCCCTTCAGAGGCATTTGCTTTGGCATGTGTCTGTGCTCCATGCCATTTCCCTCATGTAGAGAGGTTTTGGCTGAGAGACAAGCACTCATTTGTTCTCAtccatttgttttccatccTTTAGACTTGTCTACATCTGGTAGACATTAGAAGAATATTCTGGAAGATAACTAGAGTTCCAGTAAAGTGAGAGGTTGATGGAGAATGGCTtgtcctcttctccagcctggtTGTGTACCTTTGTCCCATATCCTGAATGAGGATGCAGATACTACCTCTTTTGTCCTGGTATCCAGTAATATGCCTGGAAAATCTATATTAAGTGGGATCCTGACTGGGAAGTGAAACATATGACCTTAAAAAGCTACCGAAGTGTAGACAAAATCTTGGAATGTCATTTTGTGGGGAAGAATGAATTTGTAGCAAGGCCTCTTCTGGAACCAAATATAGTGAAGAGTGAAAAGTCTGCAAGGATTCTCAGTTTTGTGTACTGGGATCCCTGCATCGCTGACGTGAGCCATATAGCCCTAAGAAACTGTAAGTTTGCCAGTtattgtagggttttttttcttctaggatGGCAGGAAGAAGGGGTGAAGGCAGGGGCAGGTTGTTAAGTAtatggcattttaaaagcattgctGTAGTAGTTGGTCCAAATGGGGAAAGTCATGGGAAGCAGGACCATGCTGCAGGCTGTGTACAGAAAGttatcaaaacaaaaagttgACAGGGCATTCCTGCACATATTGCTGCAGTTACACACACCGTGACTTGGCTGTTAGTGAGCCAAGCTTCAGTGTAAGGTGTTAGTTTGTTTCCAGATTTCTGGCTCTGCCAGTTTGTAACACATTAAAAGCACTAGACCCTATTGGCTAAATCATGGGCAGTTACTTGTGCGTGGGAATGGGGTTAGGCCAGAGGTGGTGGGAGtcttcctgaatttttttttgtgcttcgGTTCTACATAATTGTGGTGCTCATTTACTGCTGCAGAGGGTTTCCCATTGTAGGGGCTAGTATATATCCTAAGCGCATATTTACATATCCTCTCTTCTTGTACTCCTTTAACACACAAATCAAAACATCCATTAAAGCTATGCTTCTAATGTATGCTACATCATCCTTGACCAGCTTTACCTATGTAGTGCTTCATCAGGTGAGAGCAGAGGATGCGTCTTGGCCAAGCCCAGAAATAGAGCCAGTTCCTCAACTCTTGGAGTCTGTAGCTTGGGAGGCTGAGTTGGTGATCTGACTCTGAGAACGTGCATATGAAAGCCCAGTCCACGCTGCAAAAGACTCTGAACAATCATAGGCCCAGTGGCTGCTCCTAATAATATTAGTAAGTCTGTGGACCTCCTCCAAACACTATCTCCTATCCCTGGCCTGAAGGGTAGGCCacttctcttttatttattgattACAAGCAGCATTGCTTGCTGGTTCTTATAAAACCAGCCTGAACCAGTGGTGTTTCCACTGGCATATCTCCTCATACTGCTGCAGGGAAATTTCCCCAGAAGCAAAGGCATGCCCATAACCAAAGGCATGGCCCTACAAACACTTATCAGGGCATTCCTCTCTGCTCTCACCACACTTTGTGAGCAATCCATGCAAATGAGCAGGCTGATTCACTGATCTAaagatgtatatttttatactgtGTCACAGATTATGCTGAATAATGAGCACTGAGGAACAGGGTAGAATGCAGAGCTGAAATGTTTAATAGCCATAGGGAGTATCACTGAGGACCTGTTGGTGTGAGGAAGATCTGTCACAACTCATGTCTGTGTTACATAAATAGGGTCTGAATTCCACTCCCATTTGCACTCAGGTTTCTCTTCTCCGGGAGCACTTCAACTTGCTTCAGTGCAGTCATGTGTGAGCGAAGATAGATGTAGAGACagatatatgtaaatatatatataaaaaaaagttcatgaaCTGTGGTGTAAAACTGGGTATGTCAGCTCAGTAGTAGAGACACAGGCAAAG from Pelecanus crispus isolate bPelCri1 chromosome 5, bPelCri1.pri, whole genome shotgun sequence encodes the following:
- the DUSP19 gene encoding dual specificity protein phosphatase 19; its protein translation is MHSLAREIRTFSRANLRKQRTRVTTLSGRRVIETWRGACLQVEEEEEEAAPGGGGGGGYVQDLSADLQVGVVKPWLLLGSQDAAHDLETMKKYKVTHVLNVAYGVQNAFLNDFIYKTISILDLPETDITSYFPECFEFIEKAKIQDGVVLVHCNAGVSRAAAVVIGFLMNSERLSFARAFSLVKSARPAACPNPGFMEQLHKYQEQNMKANESINDHD